A genomic stretch from Setaria italica strain Yugu1 chromosome VII, Setaria_italica_v2.0, whole genome shotgun sequence includes:
- the LOC101770088 gene encoding ubiquinol oxidase 1b, mitochondrial isoform X1, with product MSSRMAGAALLRHLGPRLFAAEPAVSGLAVRGVMPAAARILPARMASTAAEAAREDAGAKHNGSTGGGGGGGAEKPEEAAGGQSKKAIVSYWGIDSPKLVKADGTEWKWSCFRPWDTYTSDTSIDVKKHHEPTTLPDKAAYLMVKSLRVPMDLFFQRRHASHALLLETVAAVPGMVGGMLLHLRSLRRFEHSGGWIRALLEEAENERMHLMTFLEVTQPRWWERALVLAAQGVFFNAYFVGYLLSPKFAHRVVGYLEEEAVHSYTEYLKDLEAGVIDNTPAPAIAIDYWRLPADAKLKDVVTVVRADEAHHRDVNHFASDIHYQGMKLKDTPAPLSYH from the exons ATGCCCGCGGCGGCGAGAATCCTCCCCGCGCGGATGGCCAGCACGGCAGCGGAGGCCGCCAGAGAGGACGCCGGTGCGAAACACAACGGGagcacaggcggcggcggcggcggcggcgccgagaaGCCGGAGGAGGCAGCCGGCGGGCAGAGCAAGAAGGCCATCGTCAGCTACTGGGGCATCGACTCGCCGAAGCTCGTGAAGGCCGACGGCACGGAGTGGAAGTGGTCCTGCTTCAGG CCGTGGGACACGTACACGTCGGACACGTCGATCGACGTGAAGAAGCACCACGAGCCGACGACGCTCCCGGACAAGGCGGCGTACCTGATGGTCAAGTCGCTGCGGGTGCCCATGGACCTCTTCTTCCAGCGCCGGCACGCGAGCCACGCGCTGCTGCTGGAGACGGTGGCGGCCGTGCCGGGCATGGTGGGCGGCATGCTCCTCCACCTGCGCTCGCTCCGCCGCTTCGAGCACAGCGGCGGCTGGATCCGAGCGCTGCTGGAGGAGGCCGAGAATGAGCGGATGCACCTCATGACGTTCCTCGAGGTGACGCAACCGCGGTGGTGGGAGCGCGCGCTCGTGCTCGCGGCGCAGGGCGTCTTCTTCAACGCCTACTTCGTCGGGTACCTGCTCTCCCCCAAGTTCGCGCACCGCGTCGTCGGGTACCTCGAGGAGGAGGCAGTGCACTCGTACACAGAGTACCTCAAGGACCTCGAGGCCGGCGTCATCGACaacacgccggcgccggccatcGCCATCGACTACTGGCGCCTCCCCGCCGACGCAAAGCTCAAGGACGTCGTCACCGTCGTGCGCGCCGACGAGGCGCACCACCGCGATGTCAACCACTTCGCATCG GACATCCATTACCAGGGGATGAAGCTCAAGGACACGCCCGCGCCACTCAGCTATCACTAA